The proteins below are encoded in one region of Blochmannia endosymbiont of Camponotus (Colobopsis) obliquus:
- a CDS encoding 5-formyltetrahydrofolate cyclo-ligase: MNKYLKRNALREHFRSIRRKQTTQQKNIAAHKITKYIINSYFIKQAKTIALFMSFNNEINTNLLINKLLQNNKKIFLPVVKNSNKSKNLIFSEYTHTTPLIKNQFNIQEPQWNQNTLIDKKKIDILFVPLIAFDQYGNRLGSGGGFYDIILKNWQKNHTFIPIGLAYDCQLSKKNIPTTPRDIALPEIITPSYHWIWHNKK; the protein is encoded by the coding sequence ATGAACAAATATTTAAAACGTAATGCTCTAAGAGAACATTTTCGTTCTATACGAAGAAAACAAACAACGCAACAAAAAAACATAGCTGCACATAAAATAACGAAATATATTATAAATAGTTATTTTATAAAACAAGCAAAAACTATTGCATTATTTATGTCTTTTAACAATGAAATTAATACCAACTTATTAATCAATAAATTACTGCAAAATAATAAAAAAATTTTTTTACCCGTAGTAAAAAATTCAAATAAATCTAAAAATTTAATATTTTCTGAATATACTCATACCACTCCCTTAATAAAAAACCAATTTAATATTCAAGAACCTCAATGGAATCAAAACACTTTAATTGACAAAAAAAAAATAGATATTCTATTTGTGCCATTAATAGCGTTTGACCAATATGGTAATAGACTTGGTTCAGGTGGTGGTTTTTACGATATTATTTTAAAAAATTGGCAAAAAAATCATACTTTCATTCCTATAGGACTCGCGTATGATTGCCAATTAAGCAAAAAAAATATACCTACAACACCACGGGATATAGCATTACCTGAAATAATCACCCCATCCTACCACTGGATTTGGCATAATAAAAAATAA